From the genome of Candidatus Zixiibacteriota bacterium, one region includes:
- a CDS encoding T9SS type A sorting domain-containing protein has protein sequence MRIFSIIISVMFLCGIALADNGYVDSDRSISNTYNSVKGANPNNPEQPAVNDIQDFTGEETFDTNLGEFTSYAVSGDNFIWIGTDGNPAGCAFFDDYESDNNSYLVSNGSYIVPDIDDIAFNFDQRDVWPSWYELHEVLITENFTGDPSTTSWTQLYEGVAPGSWANTAIDLAAYRGVAVTFAFHYTGNYCDEWYIDNVSVSEAEPPPQPECEQEAVGPNGDWTFATSDVELGPYVVYDNYICDHEIDIVQFYGLDLAYNSGWAECTEDPMTFSIIFYPDNGSTMPDINNPVAVYTIQPERVSTGIYYGGAYELIEWNAELDETCSQLEGWLSIQGVSANGDNCVFLWANSFDGDLISYQDATLNGYDLARNLLLRTSVDEQVEAVPTKIDMLTNYPNPFNAQTTIAFSLKESGNVTIDIYDVLGRSVDKLEMGYLQNNQIHTANYDASEISTGIYFYSLIVDGQKKVTEKFNLLK, from the coding sequence ATGAGAATTTTTTCAATTATTATTAGTGTTATGTTTCTTTGCGGTATTGCTTTAGCCGATAATGGTTATGTCGACAGCGACAGGAGTATTTCTAATACTTATAATTCGGTTAAAGGCGCAAATCCGAATAACCCGGAACAGCCGGCAGTTAATGATATTCAGGATTTCACCGGCGAAGAAACATTCGATACTAACCTCGGTGAGTTCACCAGTTATGCAGTTTCAGGTGATAATTTTATCTGGATAGGCACAGATGGAAATCCAGCCGGATGCGCATTTTTTGATGATTATGAAAGCGACAACAACTCATATTTGGTTTCCAACGGCAGCTATATAGTTCCTGATATCGATGATATCGCTTTTAATTTTGACCAGAGAGATGTCTGGCCAAGCTGGTATGAATTGCATGAAGTGTTGATTACAGAGAACTTCACAGGCGACCCGTCAACCACATCTTGGACACAGCTGTATGAAGGCGTAGCCCCTGGCTCATGGGCAAACACCGCCATTGATTTGGCGGCTTATCGCGGCGTAGCGGTTACTTTTGCTTTCCATTATACCGGCAACTATTGCGATGAATGGTACATTGATAATGTATCTGTTTCAGAAGCCGAGCCTCCGCCCCAGCCGGAATGCGAACAGGAAGCTGTTGGTCCTAATGGCGATTGGACCTTTGCTACCAGCGATGTCGAACTTGGCCCGTATGTTGTCTATGACAATTACATTTGCGACCATGAAATTGACATTGTCCAGTTCTACGGCCTCGACTTAGCCTATAATTCCGGCTGGGCTGAGTGCACTGAAGATCCTATGACCTTCAGCATAATTTTCTATCCTGATAACGGCTCAACTATGCCTGATATTAATAATCCCGTAGCCGTATATACTATCCAGCCTGAAAGAGTCAGCACCGGCATTTATTACGGCGGTGCTTATGAATTAATCGAATGGAATGCCGAACTTGATGAAACCTGTTCTCAATTAGAGGGCTGGCTTTCAATTCAGGGTGTTTCCGCTAACGGCGACAATTGCGTATTTTTATGGGCCAATTCTTTCGACGGCGACCTTATCTCATATCAGGATGCTACTTTAAACGGTTACGACTTGGCCAGAAATCTGCTGCTGAGAACCTCCGTTGATGAGCAAGTTGAAGCTGTGCCAACCAAAATTGATATGCTGACCAACTACCCCAATCCATTCAACGCTCAGACAACTATTGCTTTCTCACTTAAGGAAAGCGGTAATGTTACCATAGATATTTATGATGTCTTGGGCAGAAGTGTTGATAAACTGGAGATGGGTTATTTGCAGAACAATCAGATTCACACTGCTAACTATGATGCCAGCGAAATATCGACCGGCATATATTTCTACAGCCTGATAGTGGATGGCCAAAAGAAAGTTACCGAGAAATTCAATTTGCTGAAATAG
- a CDS encoding CBS domain-containing protein has product MDTKTAGGIMIPIEKYPHIQHNYTLLQAIIEFEKASLEVFGRKSLPRVLLVFDEKYQILGLVRRRDIFRGLEPEFLQNKPLNYQNILPDMEIDPNLAEISFAGIDHKMKETAQRPVSDVMIPIAATVDVDDHISKIMYLMVSKNLALLPVTKDGKVVGVVRSVGVFYHVAKHLGVNQYPESSTED; this is encoded by the coding sequence ATGGATACAAAAACCGCCGGTGGAATAATGATTCCTATCGAGAAGTATCCTCATATACAACATAACTACACTCTTCTACAGGCGATAATCGAATTTGAGAAAGCATCACTGGAAGTTTTCGGCCGCAAATCTCTTCCGCGAGTGCTATTGGTATTTGATGAAAAATACCAAATATTAGGGTTGGTGCGTCGAAGAGATATTTTCAGGGGTCTTGAGCCTGAATTTTTGCAAAACAAACCATTAAATTATCAGAATATATTACCTGATATGGAGATTGATCCCAATTTGGCAGAGATTTCATTTGCTGGAATCGATCATAAGATGAAAGAAACTGCCCAACGACCCGTTAGCGATGTAATGATTCCCATAGCCGCAACTGTAGATGTTGATGATCATATATCAAAAATTATGTACTTGATGGTCAGTAAAAATTTAGCCCTTCTGCCTGTTACAAAAGATGGTAAAGTGGTAGGTGTAGTGCGAAGCGTTGGAGTTTTTTATCATGTGGCTAAACATTTAGGCGTAAATCAATATCCCGAATCATCTACGGAAGATTAA
- a CDS encoding flippase-like domain-containing protein, whose product MLNTTSQLKKMNQTTENQKVNIKQKFFSFNTLAAFLAAVIIIYIFITRFDFTESIAIIGNSDFKYIIIGIIFFYGFIPLRGYRWRAFLKESNIYLPTFELTRLYFLSFFVNSILPARIGDIYRAYLLKKNRSVSFLQSLGVLFSERVFDLASTALLVLLGGVFYLDMVASPEIRNYIITGLVVISGVVLLFIIFSWRSKWLIRFLPEKFRDHYEAFTKGLLKSPSSIPNLLGQSMAVWLSEAARFYFVAWALDCRIDIMMAIFISQTALVLMSLPITPAGLGIVELFMFAALTPAGFTKEQTAAIIIADRLISYWSVIILGGLHYIFSARYR is encoded by the coding sequence TTGTTAAACACAACAAGCCAACTTAAAAAGATGAATCAAACTACTGAGAACCAAAAGGTTAATATAAAGCAAAAGTTTTTTAGCTTTAATACATTGGCGGCTTTTCTCGCCGCGGTGATTATCATATACATATTTATAACCAGGTTCGATTTTACTGAATCTATTGCAATAATAGGAAACTCCGATTTCAAATATATTATTATCGGAATAATTTTCTTTTATGGATTTATCCCTCTGCGTGGTTATCGCTGGCGGGCATTTTTAAAAGAATCAAATATTTACCTGCCGACATTTGAATTGACCCGTTTATATTTTCTGTCATTTTTTGTAAATTCAATTCTTCCGGCAAGAATAGGGGATATTTACAGAGCGTATCTTCTGAAGAAAAACAGAAGCGTATCATTTCTGCAATCATTGGGTGTGCTTTTTTCCGAACGAGTATTTGATTTGGCTTCAACTGCGCTGCTTGTTCTTTTGGGCGGTGTCTTTTATCTCGATATGGTCGCCTCGCCTGAAATTCGCAATTATATTATTACCGGTCTGGTGGTAATTAGCGGAGTAGTGTTATTATTTATTATATTTTCATGGCGGTCAAAATGGCTTATTCGTTTCCTGCCGGAGAAATTTCGCGATCATTATGAAGCATTTACAAAGGGGCTATTGAAATCGCCCTCATCAATCCCGAATCTGCTTGGCCAGAGTATGGCAGTCTGGCTTTCTGAGGCGGCTCGGTTTTATTTTGTAGCATGGGCGCTTGACTGCAGAATCGATATTATGATGGCTATTTTCATATCTCAAACAGCTTTAGTATTGATGAGTTTGCCTATTACGCCGGCGGGCTTGGGCATAGTCGAGTTATTTATGTTTGCGGCGTTAACGCCGGCTGGATTTACAAAAGAACAAACGGCGGCAATTATTATCGC
- a CDS encoding SLC13/DASS family transporter, which produces MPHELDLATKVRQIDWKRLFFIFLGLALFCIVYFSPEWPDAIDPSGKHFPLTYEGKAALGLFLLTATWWVFEVIPIGVTSIGVGVIQALFLIRPAKTAFSDFMDPSVWFIIGSIVIGNAFSKTGLTKRMAYKMLMMVGERTNMIYLGCFLMTAGLTLIMAHTAVAAAIYPLLMAIYSLYSEDQKPTKFGKGLFIGMAFVAGAGSIITLLGAARGAVALGFFRDITGSEISFFELTYYMAPIGIVMVLLLWGFFMVFFKPEHKTIPGLHKRAKALSDNLGKISRTEIFTLVIVFSAIIVLSLRSFVPALGQLNKSAILLTATMLFFLLKILKIDDLEKIPWNIILLFGGAMSIGFCLWQTGAASWLAIEWLAVFKDANWFIFVLGIALFVLIMTNLIMNVAAIAISLPVAFVIAPYLGVAPEVVLFAALTTAGMPFLFLVGAAPNAIAYESRQFTSGEFFVAGIPASIMLMIVLAFFVWFIWPLMGMPTTI; this is translated from the coding sequence ATGCCGCATGAACTCGACCTGGCTACAAAGGTACGTCAAATTGACTGGAAAAGGCTATTTTTTATTTTCCTTGGTCTTGCCTTGTTCTGTATAGTGTATTTTTCTCCCGAATGGCCGGATGCTATTGATCCATCAGGCAAGCATTTCCCCCTCACTTATGAGGGCAAAGCCGCTCTTGGATTATTTTTATTGACAGCAACGTGGTGGGTTTTTGAGGTTATTCCGATTGGCGTAACAAGCATTGGTGTTGGCGTTATTCAGGCGCTGTTTTTAATCAGACCGGCAAAAACAGCTTTTAGCGATTTTATGGATCCCTCGGTGTGGTTTATTATAGGCTCAATTGTAATAGGAAATGCCTTCTCAAAAACCGGACTAACAAAACGAATGGCATATAAAATGCTGATGATGGTTGGTGAGCGAACAAATATGATTTATTTGGGCTGTTTTTTAATGACTGCAGGATTAACCCTGATTATGGCTCATACAGCTGTTGCGGCAGCTATTTATCCTCTGTTGATGGCTATTTACTCGCTATATAGCGAAGACCAGAAACCTACGAAGTTCGGCAAAGGGCTTTTTATTGGCATGGCATTTGTTGCCGGCGCCGGCAGCATTATTACTTTGCTTGGGGCTGCTCGCGGCGCTGTAGCTCTCGGATTCTTTAGAGATATTACCGGCAGTGAAATATCGTTTTTCGAGTTAACTTACTATATGGCTCCAATTGGCATAGTGATGGTATTATTATTGTGGGGATTTTTCATGGTGTTTTTTAAGCCGGAACATAAAACGATACCGGGCTTGCATAAAAGGGCAAAAGCTCTAAGCGATAATCTGGGTAAAATCAGCCGAACTGAAATTTTTACTTTAGTGATAGTTTTTTCCGCTATTATAGTATTAAGCTTGCGGTCGTTTGTCCCTGCTCTCGGTCAATTAAACAAAAGCGCAATATTATTGACTGCAACTATGTTGTTCTTTCTTCTCAAGATTCTTAAAATCGATGATCTTGAGAAAATACCCTGGAATATCATACTGCTTTTCGGCGGCGCTATGAGCATAGGCTTCTGCCTATGGCAAACAGGCGCGGCAAGCTGGCTGGCTATCGAATGGCTTGCCGTCTTTAAAGATGCCAACTGGTTTATTTTCGTTCTTGGTATTGCCCTATTCGTTCTTATTATGACCAATCTGATAATGAATGTAGCCGCAATTGCTATTTCACTGCCGGTTGCTTTCGTTATCGCTCCCTACCTCGGCGTTGCCCCGGAAGTCGTTTTATTTGCAGCACTGACTACTGCCGGTATGCCTTTTCTGTTTTTAGTGGGAGCGGCTCCTAATGCTATCGCCTATGAAAGCCGGCAATTTACAAGCGGAGAATTCTTTGTTGCGGGTATTCCCGCCAGCATTATGCTTATGATTGTATTAGCATTTTTTGTCTGGTTTATATGGCCTTTGATGGGTATGCCGACAACGATATAA